TCTGAAACTTTATTTCCAGAACCACCTCCTGATCAATTGACAAAAATTAGGAAAGAAAAAGCTTTAAAGCAGGAAAAATTAGATAAACTAGAGAGAAAAATTGAACTAAAAAAAGAAACAGTAGTGAAAAAAACGGTTAATAAAAGAATTCCTGTTGAAACCTTGTTTGATTCCTCAGAATATAAAAAAAATGTAGATGTTGAAATAATTGAGAATAAAAAAAACGATTTAGAAAAAATTGAAAAGGTAACTAAGAAAAAAGAGATAGTTAAAAAGAAAGAAATGTCTATTAAAGAAACTTTATCTGACGATGACTTTATCGTCTTAGTTTCAGAATTTTATGAATCTCTTAAACCTTTGCAAAAAAAAGCATTTGAGCGGGAAAGAGCGGGAATGAACCCTGAACAATTTAGACTTTATATGACTCCTATTTTAAAACGTAAAAGTAACAAAATTTTGAAATAATTTATATTTAAAATTGAATTTTTAAATATAAATCTAATAAAATCAAAAAATAATAAACAGTTTTTAAATTGTTTTTTGGTTAATAGAAGAGACTGAAACTAAAGTTTTAGTATCAGTCTCTTTTGCAATAAGTTATTGTCTATATTTATTTAGATTCAGATTCATCATCTATTTCAAAACCAAGTTCTTTTAACTTCTCTATAGTTTCAATAGTAAATGAAGTCTCTGTCCCATTTTTTAAACCTAAACCGCGAAATTCTTCTAAGTGATTTTGTCCCATAGTATTCCTTTCATTTATTCAAGTTATTATTATTTAAGACAAATGTATTGTACCATTAGTTTTTTTGAATTACAACTTCTTTGATAGATTTTTTTAATTTTTTAGAAGCTGTTTATTTATTTTTTAAAATTATAAATTTTAAGGTAATTTAAAATGAAGAAAAATGGATATCTTATTCAAAAGTCCTTATTTAATAATGATGAATGTGATAGTATTGTTACTAAAATAAAAGAACATACCAAGAATAAATATGCTTCTTTAATGGCTTTGGATCAAGGTGATTTGATGTTACCGGAAATTAGAGAATTATTAACTTCTAGTAAATTAATTAATATTGTTGAAAAATATATAAATGATGATGTGATTTTGGCTTCTTCAAAATTATATATTCGCGCTAATAAACAAGTTCCTTTTTATGATTCTTTGCAGATATCGTGTCATCCAAAAAATAAATTAGTAAGTATTTGGATAGCACTAGAAGATGTTACCCCGTTGAGTAGTCCTATGTATTACTATCCAAAGTCGCATTTGAGAACTTATCCATCTCTTTTTGAAAGAATATCTGATTCAAATATGAGTGTTTTAAATAATTATAGATTTTATGAATCAGCTTACGAAGAAGATTTAAAAGATTATAAATTTAAATCTTGCATTAGAAAAATTTTTCTTCCAAGAAAAGGAGATACCATGTTAATGCATGGTAATTTGATTCACGGAGATTTGGGTGCATTTGATTTTTCTAAAACAAGAGCGTCATTGCTTGCATTTTATCTTCCTAAGAATGAAAATAGTTATTATTTTACTGATTTCCCAGTAACAAGAAAAGAAAAAATGTTTGATACTTTAAGAGAAGAAGTGTTACCTAAAATATTTTTTACAGATACTAATGAAAATAATTCTGCTGAAAAAACACCTGAAAGAGAAATAGCTCCGAGCAAAGCTGTTGAAAATCTGTTTACATTTTTCAAAGATAATAAATTTCAAATAGAATTAAATTCTCTAGGTGAAAAGATTATTTCGTATGAATGCTTAATTGAAAAATCTAGAAGTTTTAATTCTTATGGTTACGGTAAAGGAAAAAATGAGATTCAAAGTATTGCCAGTGCAATGTTCGAGTCTTTTGAACATTTAATTAGTAAGGGATTTTTTGTAAATTGTGATACAACTGTTTTTATTCCAATTCAAGAAGCTATGCAAAATTGGAATTGTTTTCCTGAGAATATAGTAGAAAAGTGTAAGGAAATTCAGGAACCTCTTTTGTGGGATATATTTAATGGATTTAATACAAGTGAAAATTTGATTGTCCCTAGTGTCATTTTAGATACTCCAGGAGGGGATCGTGCGCAAAAAGGTAATTTTCCCTTTTTTAAGTTAGATGGCGCATATTCTAACTCTGGAACAGCAGCAGGTTCAACATATAATGAAGCTGTTTTACACTCCCTCAATGAATTAATAGAAAGAGACGCACATTCTCTCTTGCTTTTAAAAACATTTTGTAAGAGTAATTCTTGTAATTTAAGAATAATTAATAAAGAAACATTGCCTGAAAATTTACAATCCATTTTAGCAGATTGCGAAAGCGAAGTAGGAAATTCATTTACTTTAATTGATATGACTACAGATTTTAATATTCCTGCTATAGCTTGTTTTAGTAAGAAAATAGAAGGAACAAATAGACCTTTATTAGGTTACGGATGTTCGCCAAGTGCTGATTATGCTGTTGAAAGATCTATTTTAGAGACAGTTCAAACTTGGCATAGTTACTTAAGAGACAAAAGAAAGTTTATTGAAAAATGGAATTCTATTGATATTCATGTTGCTAAAATTGAAAAAATGCGATTAGCAGCGGAAGAAAATTATCAGGAAATAGTTGAAAAAGGATTATATGATATTATTGATTACAGACTGTTAAGAAATTTAACAATTAAAAATTTTGGAGAAATGTCAATTTTTGATATGAATATCGATATTGTATTAAAAAAAATAGCAAAAATATTTTCAGAAAAAAATATGAATATTTATGTAAAAAAACTTTTTGATCATACAAATACAGAGCTAATTTGTATTCGGTCTATCGTTAGAGAATTAGAGGTATTTAATCTTGTTACTTCTGGGCTTCTTGTTGCACCAAATAAAAGAGGTATTGAGATTTTAAATAGTTAAGCTTTATTTTCTTCTTAGTAAATTGATTTATTCCCCTATTAGAAATGAAAATTCTACTAAATGAATTCAATAAATTATAAAATCAATTTTGATAAAATTGTTACAAAAATAAAATTTAAATAGTATTTTTACAACTCTTTACTTATGCTATTAAGATATTTATTGCATGCGAAACTAATTCAAGTTTTTAATAAGTTTACTTACTAGATTTTTTTGTTATTTGGCGCATTATGTCAGCAATTCTATTTTTTGCTGTCGGAAAGCTTTCTTTATCCAAAATTGTGAACTCATCGGTTGAAAATTTACTTAGCACCCAATTGGATACAGCGCTTTTATGCTCAGGTTTCCCTATTCCAACTTTAATTCTGTGGAATTGATCTGTACCTGTCCGTTCTAAGATGCTTCTAATGCCGTTATGGCCGCCATGTCCACCCCCAAAGCGTGTTTTTACGGCTCCATGGGGCTGATCTAAATCATCAAATATAACTATGAGATTTTGTGGAGGAACTTTAAAAAAGGCTAGTGCTTGTTGCACATTATTGCCCGAAACATTCATGTATTCTTGCGGTTTCATTAAGAAAACATCATATCCTTGCCAGTTTGCACGGGCTGTCAGCGAACCAAATTTTTGCTGTGAAACAAAAACACCGGCTTCAGCCGCTATTTGATCTAGCAGCAGAAAGCCGATGTTGTGTCTTGTTTGTTCATATTGATAGCCAGGATTGCCAAGGCCAACTAAAATAAACACTGTTTAATTAGATCTTAACAAGAGATGCAAGAGCTAGGTTTTGGCCTTTACCTGTTCTTACAGATACTTCTTTATCAAGAGTAAGATCATGTAAATGAACAGATTGCTCTACTTTTAAGCCACTAACATCAACGTCAATTACTTTTGGAAGTTTAGCTAATGGAGCCTTAACTTCTAAGTACCGAGTACGAATGCTAAAAGCGCCTTCTTTTTCTTGTTCACGTGTTAAACCAATGAAGTTTAACGGAACGTGAATGCGAACCTTGTCATTTGCTTCAACTTCTTGAAAATCAAAGTGAATTGGTTTGTCATTCAATGGGTTAACTTGAACTTCACGCATAAGAACAGTTTTTTCAACTCCGTCTAAAACAAGTTTTAGAACAGTAGAACGAGTGTGTCCTTTAGGTAAATTGGAAGTAGCAATTTCAATTTTAGTTGAAACGCCTTTTTTGTAAAGGATTCCTGGTACAAGCCCGCTATGGCGTTGCTTGCGAACGGTTCCTTTAGATGCATCTCCGCGCTTAGTAGCTTGGATAACGATAGTTTCGGCTGTCATAGGGATTACTCCTAATAAGGTCAATACCATAGGATTTATGGTAAGGAGATTCCATATATCAAAAAATCTAGTAGAGCAATAGAAGGTTTTTGGACTTTGAAAAAAAAGATTGCAACGAAGCCAAAGAACAATTAAGTTAGTCACAATTTAAACTGAACCCTTTTATTGACTTTTTTTATGTTTGAATTAAAGAAAAAATGGTTTGATTTTTATTAGTTTCTTCGTTTATAACTTCATTTCTAAGAGTTTATTTGGTCGTTAGTTTAACGTTAACTGTGGAGTTTCCAATGAAAGTATCCAAGATTTTCCTAGCTACAGCTGCATTTTCTTTAGCTGTTGTTACTGTCGGCTGTAACAGTACTAAAAAAGCAGAACCAGCTGAAAAGCCTAAGCCAGTAGAAGTTGCTGCTGAGCCTGCTGCACAAGTTAAAACAGAAAATCCAGAATCCAACTTTAAAACAATTTACTTTGATTTTAATAAGTTTGATATTCGTGGAGATCAAAAAGAAGCTGCTATGCAAATAGCTGAGGCTTTAAAAGCGTCACCTAATATCCAAATTCAAATTCAGGGTAACACAGATGATCGTGGTTCAACTGAATACAATATGTCTTTAGGTGCAAGACGTGCTGAAACTCTTAAAAATTTCTTAATTGCAAATGGTGTTCAAAATACTATTGAGACAATTAGTTATGGTAAAGAGCGTCCAGTTGTGCAAGGTCAATCAGAAGAAGCTTGGGCAAAAAATCGTCGTGATGACGTAGTTAGAATGAAATAATTAAATTTATCTCATTTTATTAAAAGCGGTAATGATTATTACCGCTTTTTTTATTTTTTATTTTGTTTTATATTTTCTTCTAAAGATTCTACAATATCTTTTAATGTTAATTTATTTCCAACTAGTAACGTTTGAATTCCTAAGGTATGTGCAGGAAGATCATAATAAGGATCGTTGCCAATCATAACCGTTCTTTCAGGAATAGCTCCAATTTTTTTTAATGTGTCATTAAAAAATTTGGTATGTGGTTTAGTTGTTTTCATTACATCCCAAGATGTTACCAAGTCAAAATCATGTAAGTATAAATCACTTGCTTTTAAACGTAACTCAATTTCTCTTCTACCAAATACTGCGTTGGTTGCTAAAGTAATATGTCTGTTAGATGTATGTAATAAATCTACTAATTTTCTAGCAAAGGGATCGGAATGTAAAAATAAACAAATAAATGGATAATCAGAGTCAAAAAATTTGCTTACGAAACGCTCAATTTTTAGTCTACTTGTATTTAATTCACTAGCAAGAGTTTCAAAAAAGGCTTCTTCATTTGTAGCAAAAGAATGTGAGGACAAAAGAATTTCTTTCGTCTTCTGGGCTGCTTTAATTAACTGTGAAATAGAACCAAAACTGCGCATTCTGAAAAGGACTCCAAGAGCAAATAAATTATGAAATAAAGCTCCTGGTTGATTAATTAAAGTGCCATCCATATCTAATAAGACATGTGTTTTGTCGTTCCACCAATCACCCGAAATTGTAATTTTATTTCTGATCCTCTTAATCTCTGAAGATTTTTCTTGAACTTTAGGAAGTTCTTGTTTTTTTTTCATTATAAAATTACCTGCGGAAAATGAATTAACCCAGTAATCACTACAAGATTAGAATATTCCTTTTTAATTTCATTAAGTCAAATGTTTAGCAGGCTAATCCAACAGGGCTGGTATTATTTTTTGACCCCACAGTAATGAATATTTCTTCAATCATTTTTTGTTCAAAGGTATTTGTAGGGAAAATATGAAAAATTTGTGACAAGGACTCTTTTGTCGCATTGTTTAGTTGTCCAGCGCGCTCTAAACCTTTTATTAAAAAATAAAGACTTTGGATAGAAGCGTTTGTACTTATATTATTTTGCATTTTTTCAATACCAGCTGAAAACTGACCTTGTGTCACAAGAATGTAACCATGTAAAACTTTTGTATCGAGTGGCACTTTTTGAATATTATCGTATGAGTCAATGGCGGCTTCTAATAATGTTTGAGCTTTTTTGTAGTCAGTTCCTTTCATTATTATACTTAAAGCTTCTAACTCAAATAACTTTTGTTTAGTTAATTTTGCAGCAGGGCTTTGGTTATTTTTTGCAATTAATAACCATTCATCAACAAGAGGCCAATTGCCAGTGAGACTGTAAATTTGAGCTATACATGCAGAAAGTAAGCCAAAGTTAAATTCTTTATTGCCTTTGTGTTTAAGGTTTAGGAGCTCTTGCACAGAAATTCGAGAATTATAGCTTGCTCCAGCTTTAGCAATAAATTGTAATAGAGATTCTGAAAATTTTTCACTAATTAATATAGCGCATTTTGCTAAATTCCAAGCGTATTCAGAATAATTATTTTGTAAACAATCAAGTCCAAATTTTATAATATTTTCAATTAATTGATCACGTTGAGGATTTAAGGTAATAGCAGTTTGTAAAATTATCTCTTCAAGATTTTTAATTATTGTATCACTCTCTTTTATGAAAACGTTGTTACTTAGATTGAGGGAAGATCTAAGTAACAGAATTAAGTAAGAATGATTCCATGGATCGCTTGATAAAGACTTTTGTATTTCATCAAAAGAATTTTGATACTCACCTTCAGAATAAAAAGTAGCAGCAATACTCCAGTGCATTTCATTGGTTTGTTGTTCAGTTAAAGATGAAATTTGTAAACTTTCTTGAGCAATTTCTCTTGCAGTATTATAATCCTTAATTTTTAGTAAGAAAAATATATATCTTAATATTCCGTCTGAGTTATAAAAGTCAGAGTTAAACATATATTGAAAGTATTTTTTAGCTTCTTTATTGTTACCTATTCTTGAATAAATTTCTCCAAGATAGTAATGAATTTCAGGGTCAAATTGATAAATATTATTTATTTCTTCTAACTTTAATAAAATTTCTTCTTTAGGAATTTCACTTGCAATGCTTTCCCTTATTTTATTCTTTAATGCCATATAGTTATTTATATCAATATTAGCAATTTTAAGTCCACAAAGTAAAATACAAAATCTTATTTCTGGGCTACCATTTAAATTTTTGTATGCAACTTTTAAGCATTCCATTAAACCTTCAGAAGGAGAAGTGCTAACGCACAAAGAAGCAGTTTGCATAACTAGATCTGGAGGCGAGTCTTTTGTTATCAGGACGGCAAAGTAACAAATTCTTGCAACAGCCTTTAATCCATATTCATCACACAATTGAGCAATAAAATAAATTTGATTCATATCACGAGGAGATTTTTTACAAGCTATTACTATATTTTCAACTTCCGCTCGGCATGCCTCTGAAGCTGGAATATTATTTGCCATTTTATAGGCTTGCATAGCCCCTAACAAACATAAAATTTCAATCTCTACAGGAACTTCATTATATTGTCTTTGTAACCAGTCGGCGAGACTTTTTAAAGCATTGATAGCATTTTTATGGTCATTTAATTGGATAAATTCATGATAAAGTGCTGTATGTGTCTCAAAATGTCCGTGTACTAAGTTTTTATCTAAGGCTTCAAATCTTTCAGCAAAATTTACATGCTGATCTGATAAAGCACCCATTTGCTGAAGTTCTGTTAGAGTTGCCAACACACAAATAGAATTCTCATTCAGCTTGAAAGCATTTTTCCAATGTTCTATTGCTTCTGTTACTCTACCTACGCTCTCTAAAGCACAACCAGCAAGATACCAAGCAGCATAGTTTTCTGGATAATTCATCTTAAGTTCTAAAGCTTTGTGATAGTAGTCTTCTTTCATTTGCTTTTTACTTGCATCCAATTCTTTATTATCATTAGACAATATTTGTTTATTAACATCCTCTTCTTCTGGGATATAATCATCTGGAATGTCTAGATTTCTATTAATGCGTATTTTTTTATTTGAAAGAATGTTTACTAAAGGTGTTTTAGTTTGCACATACATTTCGTTTTCGCGTTGTAAATTCTCATAATGCACTTTAAAAGATTGTCTTTTTTCTTTTTCTATTTCATTTTTTGAAGAAATCCTTATACTTCCTAATAAGATCGCAAATTCTATAGCCATAGATTTGGGATGATCTTTGCTCAATTTTTTTAAGTCGTGTAAGAGTTCCAAAAGGGTGTCCCTTTTGGATGAAACTTCTACTCTTCTGAAAAGAATTTCATAATCATTAGGGTAAGTAAGGGACAATTTTTTGAGAAGATTTTCAGCTTTTTCAAAATCTTGGACAAATATGTATTTGTTGACTTTTTTTAAAGCGTTAACGGAATTATGATGAGATGACGCTTTGCGGCGTAATTTTGCTAAAAAAATCATGCGGGAGATAGTCTTTTGTTTTGTTATGGGCTTGTTATTTTTTGAGCTCTTTGCTCTAACCTGCATAATTTCTCCAACAAAGGTTTGACTCTTAATATGAAATCGGAGTTTCTGATGGAGAGCTAAAGGTTATTTTATGGAAGATGGGTTATTTGACTTAAAGATTCAGACAAAAGTTTGAAACTTATTGAAAGTGTTATCTATTATGGAGATACCAGAATAATGCAAAAGATTCTTGGCCTAGATATTGGGACTTACTCGATTAAGGCTGTAATTATATGGAATGATTATAAAATAATTAATGATTACAAAAATTATCTCGTGCATCAGCTGATTGAAAAAAAAATTGAATATAAAGAAGGGCTTAGTGAAAAAGAAGCTCAAACACAAGCAATTGACGCGCTAATAAAAGAGTACAATATAGAATTTGACCTTGTTTTTGCTGCTATTGATGCCAAAAATGTTTCGATACGCAAAGTAGATTTCCAAAATATTCGTAAACGAGACATTGTCGGTTTTTTAGAAAATGAGTTAGAAAGTAGTAGCCCTTTTGCTATTGAAGAAACTATTCTAGATTATCAAATAATAGATTATACAAAAAATAGATCATCTGTTTTAGCAGTTCTAGTAAAAAAAGATGTCATACGTGACATTTTAGAAATTATTGAAAAAGAACATCTTCGAGTTAAAGTACTAGATATTGATAATTTAACATATTTAAATATGCTTAGCTTTTTAGATAAAGATCCTGAATTGCCAGAACATATAGATGATAATACCAACCAACAACAAACTAATATAACTGCAAGTCTAATTATAAATATAGGACATAGCAAAACAACTTTAACATTTTTAGCTGATAAAAAAGTTCTTTATACCAGAATAATCAGTATTGCTGGAGATTACTTTAATCAGGTTTTAAAACAAAAGCTGAATATTGAATATCCAGAAGCAGAAATTCTTAAACATTATGTTAGTTCTATGGAAACAGTTGCTAGCGAAGATGCAAATAGTAAACGAAACTTGGTGTCTATAATACTTGCTGACGCAATTTCTGAATTGGGGATAGAGATTCTCAGAACAATTCAATCATTTCAGGTAAAAGAGAATATTCAAATTCAAACAGTATTTATTTCTGGAGGATCTAGTAAAATAAAAGGAATAAAAGATTACCTTCATATAATATTAAAAGTACCAGTTTCTAATATAAGAATTAAAAAAGAAAACTTTATGTTTGAAGATGATGAGCATTCTGACTATGGGGGAGTAGATAGTTTAGCTACTTTTTCACAAGCTTTAGCCATATCTATGCGCGGTTTACCTGTTATTGGAATTGCTTCAAAAGTAAATTTAAGAAAAGGTGAATTTGCACAGATTAGTAATTATGATAAATTAATTAAACAAATATTTTTATATGCAAGTGCAGCTGCTATTGTTCTTGTCTGTTTATTTATTAGCTACTTTATCCGCTCCATTTTATATAATCAAGAAATTGATACACTAAAAGCTCAATTTCGAAAAGATGTTATTTCTATGGCAAATGGTGAACCATATTCATTAAGAGCTATTTCTAGTAAGAAAGATTGGGATTTTAAAAACTATGGTAATGAAGCTATTAATTTTTTAAAACAAAATATGAAAGACAAAGAAAAAATTGTAGAAAATTATTCCTCTGCAAGTCCATCATTAGCGTTAAATGTAATGAGTCAGGTATCAAGAGCAATTCCAAAAGAACTTTATTTCGAAGTCTCAGAATTTAGAATACAAGATGATCAACTCTATATTGAAGCAGAAACGAATAGTCCTGAGAATTTAAATAAAATTATTGATAAACTATCTAAAATGAAAGAATTATCCCAAGTTACAAAAAAATCACAATCCAATAAACTTGGTTCAGATAAAAAAATAATTCATTTTGCGGTTTCTGCTGCTGTGAATGTTGGAGAAGGATAAAATGGCAAGTAAAAAATATGCAGAATCCATAAATCAATTTTCTCAAACAATGAAAACATTAATATTTGGGGAAAACAATACCAGATTAGATTACTTAATTGAACAATTTTATCGTTTAAATCATGAAAGAAGATCTTTTATTATTGTTTCTACATTAGTGGTAGCAATTTTCTTTTTTATTGGATTAATATGTCTTTATTTTTTAGGACTATATTCATTGCAATCAAAGCTTTCCAGTGCATATACAAATTCTAATGCTTTAAGAGAAATTAAACCTGCTTATATATCTGTTCAAACTAAATATGAGGAGATAACGAGTGGTATTTCTTCAGCTAATGCTAATTTAAATATGATATCTATTGTAGATCAAAAGGCAAAAGATCTTGGAATTCAAGTTTCTGGCTTTCCATCTAAACCAACAATAACAAAATTTCCTAATCAAAATCCATTGGCTGAAAATTTCCAAAAAGAAAGCATTGATTTTAAATTATCAAATATTAGTTTGAAAAAAATGATGGAGTTTATTAATGGGCTTGAACAGCTTCCAAATAAATTAAAAGTTACTAAATATAGATTAATTTCTATTACTGAAGCTAAATTATATTTTGAAGTTTTATTAACCGTTGAGGCTATAATTCCTAATGATAAAGAAAATAAATAACTTTTTAAGGTGTTTTGACTTATATGAATAAAAAAAAAATAATTAGTTATATTTTTGTTAGTTTATTTGCTTTTATTGTGATACTTTATCATACTTTTCCCTATTCTTTATTAAAAGAAAATATTGTTATACAAGTTCAAAATCAATTAAATACGCAAAAAATACCACTAACTTTTTCTATGATTTCTTTAAAACCATATTGGGTCACTGGAGTAGAAATTAGAGGTTTAGAATTAGAAAACAAACTAGATCATAACGACGAATTAGTTATCAGAAATATCACGGCTAGACTTTCTCTGTTACCTCTTTTGATTGGTAATATAACCTTAAATATGAATATTGAACAAAGAGATGGTACGATAATTGCAAAAGTTGTACTTCCTCTTTTTTCTACTCTATCTGGCGAAGCCAGTTTAAAATATCTAGATATGCAAGCTAAAAATTTTAAACTTGACTCGATTTTTTCTCAATTACTTAATGTAATTAGATTAAATGAAAAGCCAGAACTAGCTTTAATCACTCCAATTATTGCAAAAACAAAAATTGGTGGTAGGCTTTTTGGTACTATAACTTATGAAGAAAAAGGAAGAGCTGTTGTAAAATTAAGTTTAAAGGAATCTTATTTAAATACAGCTAATGAAGCACTTAATATACCTTTACAAAACTTTACAACTGCAAATGTTGATTTTGATTGGAATGGAAAAAAAATACAAATTAGTCCAACCACAAAATTTGAATCTGAGGATATTAAATTTGATTTAAATGGGTTTGTAGAAACCCCTTCGGATCCTAAATTACCTTGGCATTTAGATTTAGGACTCAACTTAAAAATGAGTGGGCAAGTTGAAAAAGATTTTGGTTTTTTAATTCCTCAACTATTGAATTGTCCTAATAATGTAATAATTGCCGGCCTTATGAAACTTAGACTTGTAGGTGATTCAAGTAGCTTAAGTTGTCAATAAAAATTTTATTTCTTTTTTAATTTTTATAAAGTAAATACTAGATATCTTATTTTTAATATTAAGATATCTAGTATTTACTTTAAGGAGATGAGAATGAAAAAGAAAATATGTTTTTTTACAGTATTTAACCTTTTTTTTGTAAATTTACAAACAAATGCGCTTGAAAAAGGGTTTGTTTATTTAAAAGACATTGATCCTACAATAAAAAGTGATCTTAGATATTTTTCGACAAATAATTTCACAAATCAAAGAGTACCTGGATATAAAAAAG
This is a stretch of genomic DNA from Pigmentibacter ruber. It encodes these proteins:
- a CDS encoding YcaO-like family protein, with the translated sequence MKKNGYLIQKSLFNNDECDSIVTKIKEHTKNKYASLMALDQGDLMLPEIRELLTSSKLINIVEKYINDDVILASSKLYIRANKQVPFYDSLQISCHPKNKLVSIWIALEDVTPLSSPMYYYPKSHLRTYPSLFERISDSNMSVLNNYRFYESAYEEDLKDYKFKSCIRKIFLPRKGDTMLMHGNLIHGDLGAFDFSKTRASLLAFYLPKNENSYYFTDFPVTRKEKMFDTLREEVLPKIFFTDTNENNSAEKTPEREIAPSKAVENLFTFFKDNKFQIELNSLGEKIISYECLIEKSRSFNSYGYGKGKNEIQSIASAMFESFEHLISKGFFVNCDTTVFIPIQEAMQNWNCFPENIVEKCKEIQEPLLWDIFNGFNTSENLIVPSVILDTPGGDRAQKGNFPFFKLDGAYSNSGTAAGSTYNEAVLHSLNELIERDAHSLLLLKTFCKSNSCNLRIINKETLPENLQSILADCESEVGNSFTLIDMTTDFNIPAIACFSKKIEGTNRPLLGYGCSPSADYAVERSILETVQTWHSYLRDKRKFIEKWNSIDIHVAKIEKMRLAAEENYQEIVEKGLYDIIDYRLLRNLTIKNFGEMSIFDMNIDIVLKKIAKIFSEKNMNIYVKKLFDHTNTELICIRSIVRELEVFNLVTSGLLVAPNKRGIEILNS
- the pth gene encoding aminoacyl-tRNA hydrolase, encoding MFILVGLGNPGYQYEQTRHNIGFLLLDQIAAEAGVFVSQQKFGSLTARANWQGYDVFLMKPQEYMNVSGNNVQQALAFFKVPPQNLIVIFDDLDQPHGAVKTRFGGGHGGHNGIRSILERTGTDQFHRIKVGIGKPEHKSAVSNWVLSKFSTDEFTILDKESFPTAKNRIADIMRQITKKSSK
- a CDS encoding tetratricopeptide repeat protein, giving the protein MQVRAKSSKNNKPITKQKTISRMIFLAKLRRKASSHHNSVNALKKVNKYIFVQDFEKAENLLKKLSLTYPNDYEILFRRVEVSSKRDTLLELLHDLKKLSKDHPKSMAIEFAILLGSIRISSKNEIEKEKRQSFKVHYENLQRENEMYVQTKTPLVNILSNKKIRINRNLDIPDDYIPEEEDVNKQILSNDNKELDASKKQMKEDYYHKALELKMNYPENYAAWYLAGCALESVGRVTEAIEHWKNAFKLNENSICVLATLTELQQMGALSDQHVNFAERFEALDKNLVHGHFETHTALYHEFIQLNDHKNAINALKSLADWLQRQYNEVPVEIEILCLLGAMQAYKMANNIPASEACRAEVENIVIACKKSPRDMNQIYFIAQLCDEYGLKAVARICYFAVLITKDSPPDLVMQTASLCVSTSPSEGLMECLKVAYKNLNGSPEIRFCILLCGLKIANIDINNYMALKNKIRESIASEIPKEEILLKLEEINNIYQFDPEIHYYLGEIYSRIGNNKEAKKYFQYMFNSDFYNSDGILRYIFFLLKIKDYNTAREIAQESLQISSLTEQQTNEMHWSIAATFYSEGEYQNSFDEIQKSLSSDPWNHSYLILLLRSSLNLSNNVFIKESDTIIKNLEEIILQTAITLNPQRDQLIENIIKFGLDCLQNNYSEYAWNLAKCAILISEKFSESLLQFIAKAGASYNSRISVQELLNLKHKGNKEFNFGLLSACIAQIYSLTGNWPLVDEWLLIAKNNQSPAAKLTKQKLFELEALSIIMKGTDYKKAQTLLEAAIDSYDNIQKVPLDTKVLHGYILVTQGQFSAGIEKMQNNISTNASIQSLYFLIKGLERAGQLNNATKESLSQIFHIFPTNTFEQKMIEEIFITVGSKNNTSPVGLAC
- the pilM gene encoding pilus assembly protein PilM; this encodes MQKILGLDIGTYSIKAVIIWNDYKIINDYKNYLVHQLIEKKIEYKEGLSEKEAQTQAIDALIKEYNIEFDLVFAAIDAKNVSIRKVDFQNIRKRDIVGFLENELESSSPFAIEETILDYQIIDYTKNRSSVLAVLVKKDVIRDILEIIEKEHLRVKVLDIDNLTYLNMLSFLDKDPELPEHIDDNTNQQQTNITASLIINIGHSKTTLTFLADKKVLYTRIISIAGDYFNQVLKQKLNIEYPEAEILKHYVSSMETVASEDANSKRNLVSIILADAISELGIEILRTIQSFQVKENIQIQTVFISGGSSKIKGIKDYLHIILKVPVSNIRIKKENFMFEDDEHSDYGGVDSLATFSQALAISMRGLPVIGIASKVNLRKGEFAQISNYDKLIKQIFLYASAAAIVLVCLFISYFIRSILYNQEIDTLKAQFRKDVISMANGEPYSLRAISSKKDWDFKNYGNEAINFLKQNMKDKEKIVENYSSASPSLALNVMSQVSRAIPKELYFEVSEFRIQDDQLYIEAETNSPENLNKIIDKLSKMKELSQVTKKSQSNKLGSDKKIIHFAVSAAVNVGEG
- the gspN gene encoding type II secretion system protein GspN, with the translated sequence MNKKKIISYIFVSLFAFIVILYHTFPYSLLKENIVIQVQNQLNTQKIPLTFSMISLKPYWVTGVEIRGLELENKLDHNDELVIRNITARLSLLPLLIGNITLNMNIEQRDGTIIAKVVLPLFSTLSGEASLKYLDMQAKNFKLDSIFSQLLNVIRLNEKPELALITPIIAKTKIGGRLFGTITYEEKGRAVVKLSLKESYLNTANEALNIPLQNFTTANVDFDWNGKKIQISPTTKFESEDIKFDLNGFVETPSDPKLPWHLDLGLNLKMSGQVEKDFGFLIPQLLNCPNNVIIAGLMKLRLVGDSSSLSCQ
- a CDS encoding HAD family hydrolase, whose product is MKKKQELPKVQEKSSEIKRIRNKITISGDWWNDKTHVLLDMDGTLINQPGALFHNLFALGVLFRMRSFGSISQLIKAAQKTKEILLSSHSFATNEEAFFETLASELNTSRLKIERFVSKFFDSDYPFICLFLHSDPFARKLVDLLHTSNRHITLATNAVFGRREIELRLKASDLYLHDFDLVTSWDVMKTTKPHTKFFNDTLKKIGAIPERTVMIGNDPYYDLPAHTLGIQTLLVGNKLTLKDIVESLEENIKQNKK
- a CDS encoding 50S ribosomal protein L25, translating into MTAETIVIQATKRGDASKGTVRKQRHSGLVPGILYKKGVSTKIEIATSNLPKGHTRSTVLKLVLDGVEKTVLMREVQVNPLNDKPIHFDFQEVEANDKVRIHVPLNFIGLTREQEKEGAFSIRTRYLEVKAPLAKLPKVIDVDVSGLKVEQSVHLHDLTLDKEVSVRTGKGQNLALASLVKI
- a CDS encoding OmpA family protein, which encodes MKVSKIFLATAAFSLAVVTVGCNSTKKAEPAEKPKPVEVAAEPAAQVKTENPESNFKTIYFDFNKFDIRGDQKEAAMQIAEALKASPNIQIQIQGNTDDRGSTEYNMSLGARRAETLKNFLIANGVQNTIETISYGKERPVVQGQSEEAWAKNRRDDVVRMK